One window from the genome of Pseudomonas frederiksbergensis encodes:
- a CDS encoding terminase — protein MGKRHPNLPAWQWRAYPDNHRHPTNLVLHLIAVPLFIVAFLLIISGVFSLSLGDVAIGVIGLLAALGLQRHGHSLEAQASEPFSDRKDAMSRLLVEQFLTFPRFFLSGGWWRAWRDRHRH, from the coding sequence ATGGGCAAACGTCACCCCAACCTTCCGGCCTGGCAATGGCGCGCCTACCCCGACAATCATCGCCACCCGACCAACCTGGTGCTGCATCTGATCGCGGTGCCGTTGTTCATCGTGGCCTTCCTGCTGATCATCTCCGGCGTGTTCAGCCTGAGCCTGGGCGACGTCGCCATCGGCGTCATCGGCCTGCTCGCCGCACTCGGGCTGCAACGCCATGGCCACAGCCTGGAAGCACAAGCCTCCGAGCCGTTCAGTGATCGCAAGGACGCCATGTCGCGCCTGCTGGTGGAGCAATTCCTGACGTTTCCGCGTTTTTTTCTCAGCGGTGGCTGGTGGCGCGCCTGGCGGGATCGCCACCGCCACTGA
- a CDS encoding acyl-CoA thioesterase, translating to MRFSDLIDAVRHQPDAVVIPPEWGQGRASFGGLVAALQYEAMRAQVPADRPVRSLAITFVGPVAPDIPVSFQVDVLREGKAVSQVLGRAMQNGEVVTVVQGSFGASRSSVVSVPADPAPEFTDVEQCQELPYVKGATPEFMRHLAMRWSVGGLPFTGNKSRSMGGWVRLRGDVKEQPLDEGHILALVDAWPPALLPHLTQMAPGSTLTWTIEFVQPLLALTTLDWCQYLAEIEHAQDGYGHVAAKFWSADGRLIAMSRQTVTIFG from the coding sequence ATGCGCTTCTCCGATTTGATCGATGCCGTGCGCCATCAGCCAGACGCCGTTGTGATCCCGCCGGAATGGGGGCAGGGGCGTGCCAGTTTTGGCGGCCTGGTGGCGGCGCTGCAATACGAAGCGATGCGGGCGCAGGTCCCGGCGGATCGTCCGGTGCGCTCGCTGGCGATCACCTTTGTCGGCCCGGTCGCGCCCGACATTCCCGTCAGTTTTCAAGTCGATGTATTGCGTGAAGGCAAGGCCGTCAGCCAGGTTCTGGGGCGTGCGATGCAGAACGGTGAGGTCGTGACCGTGGTGCAAGGCAGCTTTGGCGCGTCACGATCTTCGGTCGTGTCGGTGCCCGCTGACCCCGCCCCCGAGTTCACGGATGTCGAGCAATGCCAGGAGTTGCCCTACGTCAAGGGCGCAACGCCGGAATTCATGCGGCACCTGGCGATGCGCTGGAGCGTCGGCGGGCTGCCGTTCACCGGCAACAAATCCCGCAGCATGGGCGGCTGGGTGCGCTTGCGCGGCGATGTGAAGGAACAACCGCTGGACGAGGGGCATATCCTGGCGCTGGTGGACGCCTGGCCCCCGGCACTGTTACCGCACCTCACCCAAATGGCGCCGGGCAGCACGCTGACCTGGACCATCGAATTCGTCCAGCCGTTGCTGGCGCTCACGACGTTGGATTGGTGCCAGTACCTGGCCGAGATCGAGCATGCCCAGGACGGCTACGGTCATGTCGCGGCGAAATTCTGGAGCGCCGATGGGCGCCTGATCGCCATGAGTCGGCAAACCGTGACGATTTTCGGCTGA
- the kdpC gene encoding potassium-transporting ATPase subunit KdpC, which yields MFTLIRPALSLLLLMTLITGIAYPLIVTGVAQIAFPDQANGSLVHDADGKVRGSRLIAQDFVGDGWFHPRPSAGAFATVASGASNFSPSNPALATRVIDDAHKLQVPGQGAVPLALLTTSGSGLDPHLPPAAIAYQLARVAAARNVPVSTLQQLLDTHTEQPLVGPPVVNVLALNMALEKL from the coding sequence ATGTTCACCTTGATTCGCCCGGCCCTGAGCCTGTTACTCCTGATGACCCTGATCACCGGCATCGCTTACCCACTCATTGTCACCGGCGTGGCGCAAATCGCCTTCCCGGACCAGGCCAACGGTAGCCTGGTCCATGATGCCGATGGCAAGGTCCGCGGTTCCCGGCTGATCGCCCAGGATTTTGTCGGCGATGGTTGGTTTCACCCACGGCCTTCGGCGGGCGCCTTCGCGACCGTGGCCAGTGGCGCGAGCAACTTTTCTCCGAGCAATCCGGCGCTGGCCACCCGCGTGATCGATGACGCCCATAAACTCCAAGTCCCTGGCCAGGGCGCGGTGCCCCTGGCGCTGCTGACCACCTCCGGCAGCGGGTTGGATCCGCACTTGCCTCCGGCCGCGATTGCCTATCAACTGGCGCGTGTCGCCGCCGCCAGGAATGTGCCGGTGTCGACGTTGCAGCAGTTGCTCGATACCCACACCGAGCAACCCCTGGTGGGCCCGCCGGTGGTGAATGTGCTGGCGCTGAACATGGCCCTGGAAAAACTGTAG
- a CDS encoding DoxX family protein encodes MSTVINKVLFSRAGYGLTVLRIVVGIIFAAHGSQKLFGLFGGYGLAGTAQWMESIGLAPGYLMATLAGGTEFFAGLALIIGLLARPAALGLAILSLVAIFSVHIGNGLFMANNGYEFGLALLAGSIAVLIEGAGKLSADNAIAR; translated from the coding sequence ATGAGCACCGTTATCAACAAAGTACTGTTCTCCCGTGCTGGCTACGGCCTGACTGTCTTGCGCATCGTCGTCGGCATCATCTTCGCGGCCCATGGCTCGCAAAAACTGTTTGGGCTGTTTGGCGGCTACGGTTTGGCAGGGACCGCGCAATGGATGGAAAGCATCGGCCTGGCTCCCGGCTACCTGATGGCGACATTGGCTGGCGGCACCGAGTTCTTCGCCGGGCTGGCGCTGATCATCGGTCTGTTGGCGCGCCCTGCGGCGCTGGGCCTGGCGATCCTGTCGCTGGTGGCGATCTTCTCGGTGCACATCGGTAACGGTCTGTTCATGGCCAATAATGGTTATGAGTTCGGCCTGGCCCTGCTGGCAGGTAGCATCGCCGTGCTGATCGAAGGTGCGGGCAAGCTTTCCGCCGACAACGCCATCGCCCGCTAA
- a CDS encoding patatin-like phospholipase family protein gives MTKRVALVLGSGGARGYAHIGVIEEIERRGYDIACIAGCSMGAVVGGIYAAGKLEDYRNWIESLDYLDVLRLVDVSFRLGAIRGEKVFGQIRKIVGELNIEELRIPYTAVATDLTNQQEIWFQEGCLHQAMRASAAIPSLFTPVMQGNRMLVDGGLLNPLPIVPVVSSHCDLIIAVNLNATNQKQYRLPVIQRPAAFRRRFDTLVSSLGSRLPFRRKQAEQLLLLEQEALKAEAADINPWIESAEPEGQQPAAAPESDGAPKSATGSFIIDNVGPASLLDLINQSFEVMQTSLAQYKIAGYPPDVLINVPKRVCRFFEFYKAPELIALGREIARDTLDRYESEQN, from the coding sequence ATGACAAAACGTGTCGCATTGGTATTGGGCTCGGGCGGCGCCCGGGGCTATGCCCATATCGGAGTGATCGAGGAGATCGAACGGCGCGGCTACGACATTGCCTGTATCGCCGGTTGCTCCATGGGCGCCGTCGTGGGCGGCATCTACGCCGCCGGCAAGCTCGAGGATTACCGCAACTGGATCGAAAGCCTCGATTACCTGGACGTGTTGCGGCTGGTGGACGTCAGTTTTCGTCTCGGGGCGATTCGTGGCGAGAAGGTATTCGGGCAGATCCGCAAGATTGTCGGCGAGCTCAACATCGAAGAACTGCGCATTCCCTATACGGCGGTCGCCACCGACCTGACCAACCAACAGGAAATCTGGTTCCAGGAAGGTTGCCTGCACCAGGCAATGCGCGCCTCGGCGGCCATTCCCAGCCTGTTCACCCCGGTGATGCAAGGCAACCGCATGCTGGTAGATGGCGGCCTGCTCAACCCTCTGCCGATCGTGCCGGTGGTGTCGAGCCATTGCGACCTGATCATTGCGGTCAACCTCAACGCCACCAACCAGAAGCAATACCGGTTGCCTGTCATCCAGCGCCCCGCCGCGTTCCGGCGTCGCTTCGACACCTTGGTCAGTTCCCTCGGGTCACGGTTGCCATTTCGCCGCAAACAGGCCGAGCAATTATTGTTGCTGGAACAGGAAGCGCTGAAAGCCGAAGCCGCGGATATCAACCCCTGGATCGAATCCGCTGAGCCGGAAGGCCAACAACCCGCCGCCGCGCCAGAGAGCGATGGGGCGCCGAAATCCGCCACCGGCTCGTTCATCATCGATAACGTCGGGCCCGCGTCGCTGCTGGATCTGATCAACCAGAGCTTCGAGGTGATGCAGACCTCGCTCGCCCAGTACAAGATTGCCGGTTATCCACCGGACGTGCTGATCAACGTGCCAAAACGGGTGTGCCGGTTCTTCGAGTTCTACAAGGCGCCGGAACTGATCGCGCTGGGACGGGAGATTGCCCGGGATACGTTGGATCGGTATGAGAGTGAGCAGAATTGA
- a CDS encoding methyl-accepting chemotaxis protein: protein MGAWLSNISLKYKFWAVNAVAFATTLLLVLYAMHLEQQVRGVSLGQVFADRFSQYAVAVFVLMLAMLGASQLLIRFLLSQLNTLKDVMLHVEKTGDLSARVPLACRDEVGQMAAAFNAMQAGYQRVVDTVASTARQLDSGAARLASSMNEVRHGMLGQQSETDQAATAINEMSATVYHIAQHAGATRDLSKTTDALAGNGREVVGRVQQSITGLSTGVQQTAEMIQRLAEDSQKINGVVSVIHSIAEQTNLLALNAAIEAARAGEMGRGFAVVADEVRNLAKRVQTSTDEITTMVSALQAGTRDAVDFMQESSHKADDCVQQACAAGEALAQITEAVAQMRESNTQIAVAAEQQSHVAEEMNRAVVSIRDVTENTVRQTVDSATTSDELATLAGELNKAIGQLKL, encoded by the coding sequence ATGGGTGCCTGGCTTAGCAATATCTCGCTGAAGTACAAATTCTGGGCGGTCAACGCGGTCGCCTTTGCCACAACGCTGCTGTTGGTGCTCTATGCCATGCACCTGGAACAGCAGGTCCGAGGGGTAAGCCTGGGCCAAGTCTTCGCTGACCGCTTCAGTCAATATGCCGTGGCGGTGTTTGTGTTGATGCTGGCGATGCTGGGTGCATCGCAACTGTTGATCCGCTTTCTGCTCAGCCAGCTCAACACCTTGAAAGACGTGATGCTGCATGTGGAAAAAACCGGTGACCTGTCCGCCCGCGTGCCCCTGGCCTGCCGGGACGAGGTGGGCCAGATGGCTGCCGCGTTCAACGCAATGCAAGCCGGTTACCAACGCGTGGTGGATACCGTCGCCAGCACCGCACGACAACTGGACAGCGGCGCCGCTCGCCTCGCGTCGAGCATGAACGAAGTGCGCCACGGCATGCTCGGCCAGCAGAGCGAGACCGATCAGGCCGCCACGGCGATCAATGAGATGTCCGCCACGGTCTATCACATCGCCCAGCATGCCGGTGCCACCCGTGACCTGTCGAAAACCACCGACGCCCTGGCCGGTAACGGCCGCGAGGTGGTCGGCCGCGTCCAGCAATCGATTACCGGGCTGTCCACGGGTGTGCAGCAGACCGCCGAGATGATCCAGCGCCTGGCCGAAGACAGTCAGAAAATCAACGGCGTCGTCAGCGTGATCCACAGCATCGCCGAGCAAACCAATCTGCTGGCCCTGAATGCCGCCATCGAAGCGGCACGCGCCGGTGAAATGGGCCGCGGTTTTGCCGTGGTGGCCGATGAGGTCCGCAACCTCGCCAAACGGGTCCAGACCTCGACGGATGAAATCACCACCATGGTCTCGGCGTTGCAGGCGGGAACCCGCGACGCGGTGGATTTCATGCAGGAAAGTTCGCACAAGGCCGACGACTGCGTGCAGCAGGCGTGCGCGGCCGGCGAAGCATTGGCGCAGATCACCGAGGCGGTGGCGCAGATGCGCGAAAGCAACACCCAGATCGCCGTCGCGGCCGAGCAGCAAAGCCATGTCGCGGAAGAGATGAACCGGGCGGTGGTGAGTATTCGCGACGTGACCGAAAACACCGTGCGCCAGACCGTGGATTCGGCCACCACGAGTGATGAATTGGCGACGCTGGCGGGTGAGTTGAACAAGGCGATTGGGCAGTTGAAGCTTTAA
- a CDS encoding sensor histidine kinase codes for MSDSGRADALLANLPRHDRGRLKVFLGAAPGVGKTFAMLQAAHARLRQGTNVIAGVVETHGRAETEALLNGLVQQPLVRSEYRGVMLEEMDLDGLLSARPSLVLVDELAHSNAPGSRHAKRWQDIQELLAAGIDVYTTVNVQHLESLNDQVRGITGVQVRETLPDWVLQEADELLLIDLPPRELLERLRDGKVYVPEQARAAIDAFFTQTNLTALRELAMQTAAAQVDEDLAQGYRQLGQSAPAVRGRLLVGVDGDLQAERLVRHASRVAQRRHLPWSVVHVDNGGARDESSRQRLQSAQQLAERLGGEVVSLRAGEVARTLIQHAQQRRATLLLVGQSRRRLRRRLFGGGLASRLLRNARGLEINVLDRDESPPPTRLSPSTLATGFDYALALAATVAASALAWGVSGLLALPNISLVFLMAVLLVAVRSSLGPALACAALSFLAYDFLFIPPNFSLTIQREEDVLTLVFFLLMAALTGNLAARQRRQLQALRDTQQETGELLDLSRKLTAATDRQAVISAAVQHLDSEDDLQLCLLNRDGAQGWKVETAEPLTFTEAERAAADWSWQHDQPAGAGTATLPSGRWWWWPLSSEGGPLGLLGVCPKDGKPLSGQRRRLLAALSQPLAQALARAQLAQDLEAARLHGETEQLRSALLASVSHDLRTPLTSMRGSIDSLLALGEAIPLDDRRELLEGTRDEAERLDRYIQNLLDMTRLGHGALKLARDWVSPADIVASALNRLRAVLAPLAVRVEVPVGLPLLYVHAALIEQALVNVLENAARFSPAHGRLLLSAEATAEEILFAVADEGPGIPEQEREKIFDMFYTAARGDRGGQGTGLGLAICQGMVGAHGGRISVDDGLDGRGTCITLHLPLQAQPGMDDEA; via the coding sequence ATGAGCGACTCCGGCCGCGCCGATGCACTATTAGCCAATCTGCCGCGCCACGACCGTGGCCGTCTCAAGGTCTTCCTGGGCGCCGCCCCGGGGGTCGGCAAGACCTTCGCCATGCTGCAAGCGGCCCACGCCCGGTTGCGCCAAGGCACGAACGTCATCGCCGGTGTGGTCGAGACCCATGGGCGCGCCGAGACCGAAGCGCTATTGAATGGCCTGGTGCAGCAGCCGCTGGTGCGTTCGGAGTATCGCGGCGTGATGCTCGAGGAAATGGACCTCGACGGTCTGCTGTCGGCCCGCCCGAGCCTGGTGCTGGTGGATGAACTGGCCCACAGCAACGCTCCTGGCAGTCGCCACGCCAAGCGCTGGCAAGACATCCAGGAATTGCTCGCGGCTGGCATCGATGTCTACACGACGGTGAACGTCCAGCATTTGGAAAGCCTCAACGATCAAGTGCGCGGCATCACCGGCGTACAAGTGCGCGAGACGCTGCCGGACTGGGTGTTGCAGGAGGCCGATGAGCTGCTGCTGATCGACCTGCCACCGCGAGAGCTGCTGGAGCGCCTGCGCGATGGCAAGGTCTACGTGCCAGAGCAGGCGCGGGCGGCCATCGATGCGTTTTTTACCCAGACCAATCTCACCGCATTGCGCGAGCTGGCGATGCAGACCGCGGCGGCGCAGGTGGACGAAGATCTGGCGCAAGGCTATCGGCAACTGGGCCAGTCGGCGCCGGCGGTGCGCGGTCGGTTGCTGGTGGGCGTGGACGGCGACTTGCAGGCCGAACGGCTGGTGCGCCACGCCAGCCGCGTTGCCCAGCGCCGGCATCTGCCCTGGAGCGTGGTGCATGTGGATAACGGCGGGGCACGGGATGAGTCGTCGCGCCAGCGTTTGCAGAGTGCCCAGCAGTTGGCCGAGCGGCTGGGTGGGGAGGTGGTGTCACTGCGCGCCGGGGAGGTTGCCAGGACCTTGATCCAGCACGCCCAGCAACGCCGCGCCACGTTGCTGTTGGTGGGCCAGTCCCGGCGGCGTCTGCGTCGACGATTGTTTGGCGGCGGCCTGGCTTCGCGACTGTTGCGCAATGCCCGTGGCCTGGAAATCAACGTGTTGGACCGCGATGAATCGCCACCGCCCACGCGCCTGAGCCCGAGTACCCTCGCGACCGGTTTCGACTATGCCCTGGCGCTCGCGGCAACGGTGGCTGCCAGCGCCTTGGCCTGGGGCGTCTCAGGGCTGCTGGCGCTGCCGAACATTTCCCTGGTGTTTCTGATGGCGGTGTTGCTGGTGGCGGTTCGCAGCAGCCTTGGGCCGGCGCTGGCGTGTGCCGCGTTGTCATTCCTGGCCTACGATTTTCTGTTTATCCCGCCGAATTTTTCCCTGACGATCCAGCGTGAAGAAGACGTGCTGACGCTGGTGTTTTTCCTGCTGATGGCAGCCCTGACGGGCAATCTCGCGGCTCGCCAGCGTCGTCAGTTGCAAGCACTGCGCGACACCCAGCAGGAAACTGGCGAACTGCTCGATCTGTCACGTAAGCTCACCGCCGCCACGGATCGCCAGGCCGTGATCAGTGCCGCCGTGCAGCACCTCGACAGCGAGGATGACTTGCAACTGTGCCTGCTCAACCGCGACGGCGCCCAGGGTTGGAAGGTCGAGACCGCCGAGCCGTTGACGTTCACCGAGGCCGAGCGCGCCGCCGCGGACTGGTCCTGGCAACACGACCAACCGGCCGGTGCCGGTACCGCGACGTTACCGTCCGGGCGCTGGTGGTGGTGGCCCTTGTCGAGCGAGGGCGGCCCGCTGGGGCTGTTGGGCGTGTGCCCGAAGGATGGCAAACCCTTGAGCGGCCAGCGCCGTCGCTTGCTGGCGGCCCTCAGCCAACCGCTGGCCCAGGCGCTGGCGCGGGCGCAACTGGCGCAGGATCTGGAAGCGGCGCGCCTGCACGGCGAAACCGAACAGCTGCGCAGTGCCTTGCTCGCGTCTGTCTCCCATGATTTGCGCACGCCGCTGACGTCCATGCGCGGCAGCATCGACAGCCTGCTGGCACTGGGCGAGGCGATCCCGCTGGACGACCGCCGCGAACTGCTCGAAGGCACTCGCGACGAGGCCGAGCGCCTGGATCGTTATATCCAGAACCTGCTGGACATGACCCGTCTCGGCCATGGCGCGCTGAAGCTGGCGCGCGATTGGGTGTCGCCCGCCGACATCGTCGCCAGTGCGTTGAACCGCCTGCGGGCGGTGCTGGCACCGCTGGCGGTCAGGGTCGAGGTGCCGGTCGGCTTGCCGTTGCTGTATGTCCACGCCGCGCTGATCGAACAGGCCCTGGTCAACGTGCTGGAGAACGCCGCGCGATTTTCCCCGGCCCACGGGCGATTGCTGCTCAGCGCCGAGGCGACGGCGGAAGAAATCCTGTTCGCCGTGGCGGATGAAGGGCCGGGTATCCCCGAGCAAGAGCGGGAAAAGATTTTCGACATGTTCTACACCGCTGCGCGCGGCGATCGAGGCGGGCAGGGCACCGGACTGGGATTGGCGATCTGCCAGGGCATGGTCGGGGCCCATGGCGGGCGGATCAGTGTTGATGACGGCCTCGACGGTCGCGGCACCTGCATCACGCTGCACCTGCCCTTGCAGGCACAACCGGGGATGGACGATGAAGCCTGA
- a CDS encoding response regulator, with translation MSQSATLLVIDDEPQIRKFLRISLASQGYKVLEAETGAEGLAQAALNKPDLLVLDLGLPDMDGQQVLREFREWSTVPVLVLSVRASEAQKVEALDNGANDYVTKPFGIQEFLARVRALLRQAPTGEAAPAALTFGPLTVDLAYRRVLLDGTEVALTRKEYAVLAQLARHPGRVITQQQLLKDIWGPTHVEDSHYLRIVVGHLRQKLADDPTRPRFIVTEAGVGYRLLEEGGA, from the coding sequence ATGAGCCAGAGCGCGACCCTTTTGGTCATTGACGATGAACCGCAGATCCGCAAATTTTTGCGCATCAGCCTGGCCTCTCAAGGCTACAAGGTGCTCGAGGCCGAGACGGGGGCCGAGGGCTTGGCCCAGGCGGCGTTGAACAAGCCGGATCTGTTGGTACTCGACCTGGGCCTGCCGGACATGGACGGCCAGCAGGTATTGCGCGAATTTCGCGAGTGGTCGACGGTGCCGGTGCTGGTTCTCTCGGTGCGCGCCAGCGAAGCGCAGAAAGTCGAGGCGCTGGACAACGGCGCCAATGACTACGTGACCAAGCCTTTTGGCATCCAGGAGTTCCTGGCCCGCGTGCGTGCGTTGCTGCGCCAGGCGCCGACAGGCGAGGCGGCGCCGGCGGCGCTGACCTTCGGTCCGTTGACGGTGGACCTGGCTTATCGCCGGGTCCTGCTGGACGGCACCGAAGTGGCCCTGACCCGCAAGGAGTACGCGGTGCTGGCGCAACTGGCGCGGCATCCGGGACGCGTCATCACCCAGCAGCAATTGCTCAAGGACATCTGGGGCCCGACCCACGTCGAAGACAGCCATTACCTGCGCATCGTCGTCGGTCACCTGCGCCAGAAACTCGCCGACGATCCGACCCGGCCTCGGTTTATCGTGACTGAAGCGGGGGTGGGGTATCGGTTGTTGGAAGAGGGTGGCGCTTGA
- a CDS encoding transglycosylase SLT domain-containing protein, with product MTRPQVLLLLCCSLLLPMPAEARLPGPVQAVAPGTVRDLAQIRSSRVLKVLVNQSRNSSGEVQGQPIGVEYHRLRAFEQYLNGHARDGQEITLKIIPKAKDQLLGALQRGEGDLVAPGELLEPQAGQAVSASNPIRTDVPLLLVGIKGEKRYTRVEQLSGKTLALPNGSAAGDAVSQINQKLALHKLPPVKIEWVDPTLAVEDVLEMVQGGIFHLTIVEQPIAERWGKILPKLRFDRQLLIGEPSDEFWFVRRDAAMLRASIDRFLATYKAPSNEDAAFLRIYRRLYQVHYPLARANRQRLEKLRPVLQKHAQAQGMDWLNLAALAFKESALQPNARSGSGPTGLMQITPSAAQRVGVNDIRNLDGNVLAGAKYLAMIRRKFFASPKLNERERMAFVLAAYNMGPERVQGMRAEARRRGLNPNQWFFQVERIAMEQVGMGAVSYVNSVNKYYLAFDRERESLEPQEREVVSRK from the coding sequence ATGACACGTCCCCAGGTGTTGCTACTGCTGTGTTGTTCGCTGCTTTTGCCGATGCCGGCCGAAGCGCGGCTGCCCGGGCCGGTGCAGGCCGTGGCGCCGGGAACGGTTCGTGACCTGGCGCAAATCCGCAGCAGCCGGGTATTGAAGGTCTTGGTCAATCAGAGCCGCAACAGTTCCGGCGAGGTGCAGGGGCAACCCATTGGCGTCGAATATCATCGGTTGCGGGCGTTTGAGCAATACCTGAACGGTCATGCCCGGGACGGCCAGGAAATTACCCTCAAGATCATTCCCAAGGCCAAGGACCAGCTGCTTGGCGCCTTGCAACGTGGCGAAGGTGACCTGGTCGCGCCAGGCGAATTGCTCGAGCCGCAAGCCGGCCAGGCGGTCAGCGCCAGTAACCCGATCCGCACCGACGTACCGTTGTTGCTGGTGGGGATCAAGGGCGAGAAGCGTTATACCCGCGTCGAACAATTGTCGGGCAAGACCCTGGCCTTGCCCAATGGCAGTGCGGCAGGGGACGCCGTCAGCCAGATCAATCAGAAGCTGGCGTTGCACAAATTGCCGCCGGTGAAGATCGAGTGGGTCGACCCCACCTTGGCTGTGGAGGATGTCCTGGAGATGGTCCAAGGGGGGATTTTCCACCTGACGATCGTCGAGCAGCCGATTGCCGAACGCTGGGGCAAGATCCTGCCCAAGCTGCGCTTCGACCGCCAATTGCTCATCGGCGAGCCGAGTGACGAGTTCTGGTTCGTCCGCCGCGACGCCGCGATGCTACGGGCGAGCATCGATCGATTTTTAGCCACCTACAAGGCGCCGTCCAACGAAGACGCTGCGTTCCTGCGGATCTACCGTCGCTTGTATCAAGTCCACTATCCGCTGGCCCGCGCCAATCGCCAGCGCCTGGAGAAGCTGCGTCCGGTGTTGCAAAAGCACGCCCAGGCCCAGGGCATGGACTGGCTCAACCTGGCTGCCCTGGCGTTCAAGGAGTCGGCCCTGCAACCCAACGCGCGCAGCGGTAGCGGCCCCACCGGCCTGATGCAGATCACCCCGTCCGCAGCCCAGCGGGTCGGGGTCAACGACATCCGCAACCTCGACGGTAATGTGCTGGCCGGTGCCAAGTACCTGGCCATGATCCGCCGCAAGTTTTTCGCCAGCCCCAAGCTCAACGAGCGCGAACGCATGGCGTTTGTCCTGGCGGCCTACAACATGGGCCCCGAACGGGTGCAAGGCATGCGCGCAGAGGCCCGGCGACGCGGGTTGAACCCGAACCAGTGGTTTTTCCAGGTGGAGCGCATCGCCATGGAGCAGGTGGGAATGGGCGCCGTCAGCTACGTTAACAGTGTGAACAAATACTATCTGGCGTTTGATCGGGAGCGAGAGTCGCTGGAGCCCCAGGAACGAGAGGTGGTTTCACGCAAGTAA
- a CDS encoding TatD family hydrolase: protein MQLIDIGVNLTNPSFADKHQAVLERAYAAGVCQLVLTGTSIEGSEQALELCRQLDEAGQQLFSTAGIHPHSASDWTADSARHLKDLLKQERVRAVGECGLDFNRDFSPRPQQEKVLEEHLALAVELQLPVFLHERDADERLLEILRDFRDRLPAAVVHCFTGEKKALYSYLDLDLHIGITGWICDERRGTHLHPLVREIPRGRLMLESDAPYLLPRTLRPKPKNGRNEPAYLTDVLREVALHRGETQEDLATHSTACARAFFGLPVIS from the coding sequence ATGCAACTCATCGATATCGGCGTCAACCTGACCAACCCCAGTTTTGCCGACAAACACCAAGCGGTGCTCGAGCGCGCCTACGCAGCAGGAGTCTGCCAACTGGTGTTGACTGGCACCAGCATCGAGGGCAGCGAACAGGCCCTCGAACTGTGCCGACAACTTGACGAAGCTGGGCAACAGCTGTTTTCCACCGCCGGCATCCATCCCCACAGCGCCAGCGATTGGACCGCCGACAGCGCCCGGCACCTCAAGGATTTGCTCAAGCAAGAGCGCGTCCGCGCGGTGGGGGAATGCGGGCTGGATTTCAATCGTGATTTCTCGCCGCGCCCACAACAGGAGAAAGTCCTGGAAGAACACCTGGCCCTTGCGGTGGAGTTGCAATTGCCGGTGTTTCTTCACGAGCGCGACGCCGACGAGCGTCTGCTGGAGATTCTTCGCGACTTTCGTGATCGACTGCCCGCCGCGGTCGTGCATTGCTTCACCGGCGAGAAAAAAGCGCTGTACAGCTATCTCGACCTGGATCTGCACATCGGTATCACCGGGTGGATTTGCGATGAGCGTCGAGGCACTCACTTGCATCCGTTGGTACGGGAAATTCCCCGTGGTCGACTCATGCTCGAAAGCGATGCGCCATACCTGCTGCCGCGCACCCTACGCCCCAAACCCAAGAACGGTCGCAACGAGCCGGCGTACCTGACTGACGTCTTGCGCGAGGTTGCCCTGCACCGGGGCGAAACCCAGGAAGACCTGGCGACCCACAGCACCGCCTGCGCGCGGGCGTTTTTTGGGTTGCCCGTTATCTCCTGA
- a CDS encoding CHAD domain-containing protein codes for MIDRLVARILGLEVRLLACQARLNAQTDSEALHDLRTTVRRLRSLLRPLRGLPGVEQLETAASAVGTLTTPLRDREVLAAYLEKHGKTEAAQRRQVQMAEAYPAVASSPELAHLLMILDAFPRFIRAAQRQGLLAGLRKRIEKRLDKQWKKLGEALRDPAHDRHRLRLLIKRVRYAIEAYPELDRLPEAAMPRLKSAQGVLGDWHDCWQWLARAEQESDLQPCVPVWRITMEKAEAKSDRVLDKLIASCFDKS; via the coding sequence ATGATCGATCGGCTGGTGGCCCGGATACTGGGCCTGGAAGTCCGCCTGTTGGCCTGCCAGGCCCGCTTGAATGCCCAAACCGACAGCGAAGCGCTGCATGACCTGCGGACCACGGTTCGCCGTTTGCGCAGCCTGCTTCGTCCGCTGCGTGGATTGCCCGGTGTCGAGCAGCTGGAAACAGCCGCGTCGGCAGTGGGCACCCTGACCACGCCCTTGCGCGACCGCGAAGTGCTGGCGGCTTATCTGGAAAAACACGGCAAGACCGAGGCGGCGCAACGGCGCCAGGTGCAAATGGCCGAGGCTTATCCCGCCGTGGCCAGCAGCCCCGAGCTGGCGCACTTGCTGATGATCCTCGACGCGTTCCCACGCTTCATCCGTGCTGCCCAGCGCCAAGGCCTGCTGGCCGGGCTGCGCAAACGCATCGAAAAACGCCTCGACAAACAATGGAAAAAACTCGGCGAGGCCCTGCGCGATCCCGCCCATGACCGTCACCGATTACGTCTGCTGATCAAGCGCGTGCGCTATGCCATCGAAGCCTATCCGGAACTCGATCGCCTGCCGGAAGCGGCCATGCCACGGCTCAAGTCTGCCCAGGGCGTCCTGGGGGATTGGCATGATTGCTGGCAATGGCTGGCGCGTGCCGAGCAGGAATCCGACCTGCAGCCCTGTGTACCGGTCTGGCGAATCACCATGGAAAAAGCCGAGGCCAAGTCCGACCGCGTGCTGGATAAACTGATCGCCAGTTGTTTCGATAAATCCTGA